A window of the Dasypus novemcinctus isolate mDasNov1 chromosome 15, mDasNov1.1.hap2, whole genome shotgun sequence genome harbors these coding sequences:
- the OLFM4 gene encoding LOW QUALITY PROTEIN: olfactomedin-4 (The sequence of the model RefSeq protein was modified relative to this genomic sequence to represent the inferred CDS: deleted 2 bases in 2 codons), which yields MVSISNPIVVQLNWRGFDYNSGAWGQDYSPWKPDKGLYWVAPLKTDKCMEYYRLHNTLDDLVLYTNYQQQRFTFGQGSGRAVYNSNKYVNLHNSQFMARVDLTASIVIQSCRLLNAAYKNRFSYANVDWQDMDFAVDELGLWVVYSTEANTGYMMISKLNDTTLEVLNTWQTRQYKPSVSNSFMVCGVLYATHTLNTRIKEIFYYYDTSTGKEGHLDITMCKMQEKVQSIKYHPFEQKLFVVNNGYLLSYGLVFLKKLQ from the exons ATGGTGAGCATCAGCAACCCAATTGTGGTACAGCTCAACTGGAGAGGGTTTGACTATAATTCCGGTGCCTGGGGTCAGGACTACTCTCCCTGGAAACCAGAT AAAGGACTGTACTGGGTGGCCCCTTTGAAGACAGATAAGTGTATGGAATATTACAGACTCCACAATACATTGGACGATTTGGTATTGTACACCAATTACCAGCAGCAGCGCTTCACATTTGGCCAAGGCAGTGGCAGAGCAGTTTATAACAGCAACAAGTACGTCAACTTGCACAACTCCCAGTTCATGGCCAGAGTCGACCTGACCGCCAGCATAGTGATACAGAGTTGCAGGCTCCTGAATGCTGCCTATAAGAACCGTTTTTCATATGCTAATGTTGACTGGCAAGATATGGACTTTGCTGTGGATGAGCTTGGGCTTTGGGTGGTTTATTCAACTGAAGCCAACACTGGCTACATGATGATTAGCAAACTCAACGACACCACCCTTGAGGTGCTAAACACTTGGCAGACCAGGCAGTATAAACCATCTGTTTCTAATTCCTTCATGGTATGTGGAGTTCTGTATGCCACCCATACACTGAACACCAGAATAAAAGAGATTTTCTATTACTATGACACAAGCACAGGGAAAGAGGGTCACCTAGACATTACAATGTGTAAGATGCAGGAGAAAGTGCAGAGCATTAAATATCACCCTTTTGAGCAGAAACTTTTTGTC GTTAACAATGGTTACCTTCTGTCTTATGGTCTTGTCTTCCTGAAGAAGCTGCAGTAA